In Campylobacter sp. VBCF_01 NA2, one DNA window encodes the following:
- a CDS encoding SPOR domain-containing protein, producing MTDKFDMSDITMNGAPGDGTASLKKLLTIAAGIIVLFLIVLIIMKAINKNDIDTNAALTMPSEEELTKKEEVKKEPEVNVVSSEASSAQPQTPAPKAEPIPAPKPSELQISKVEIKNEVKDEPKPVVQNTAPDIKVEIKKPEVKEEPKPVVVQRIEVKKEEPKPEEVKTVKEQLQAPKVEIKKEAPKVEVKKETPKTEPKKAEVKKPEVKKDEPKKVEAKKPEPKKEEIKKAEVKKESPKTEPKKEPTKVGTAAKTANSSVGAGNYIQVFASNSYDPNSSDVRKITAKGYNPVGLKTQVNGKDVVKILVGPFSGEELNKAISDMRAVNSGAYIYRVK from the coding sequence ATGACGGATAAATTTGATATGAGCGATATCACTATGAACGGAGCGCCAGGAGACGGCACAGCTAGCCTAAAAAAGCTTTTGACTATTGCGGCTGGAATTATAGTTTTGTTTTTGATAGTTCTTATAATAATGAAAGCTATCAACAAAAACGACATTGATACAAACGCAGCCCTAACAATGCCTAGCGAAGAAGAACTTACTAAAAAAGAAGAGGTAAAAAAAGAGCCAGAGGTTAATGTAGTTAGTAGCGAGGCTTCTAGTGCGCAGCCTCAAACCCCAGCTCCAAAGGCAGAGCCAATCCCTGCGCCAAAACCAAGCGAGCTTCAAATTTCAAAAGTTGAAATCAAAAATGAAGTAAAAGATGAGCCAAAGCCAGTGGTGCAAAACACTGCCCCTGATATCAAAGTGGAAATAAAAAAACCTGAGGTCAAAGAAGAGCCAAAACCTGTCGTAGTCCAAAGAATTGAGGTTAAAAAAGAAGAACCAAAACCAGAAGAGGTAAAAACCGTAAAAGAGCAGTTGCAAGCTCCAAAGGTTGAAATCAAAAAAGAAGCTCCAAAAGTCGAAGTAAAAAAAGAGACCCCAAAAACCGAGCCTAAAAAAGCAGAGGTGAAAAAACCTGAGGTCAAAAAAGATGAGCCTAAAAAGGTAGAGGCGAAAAAACCTGAACCTAAAAAAGAGGAAATCAAAAAAGCCGAAGTCAAAAAAGAATCTCCAAAAACTGAGCCTAAAAAAGAACCTACCAAAGTAGGCACTGCGGCAAAAACTGCGAATTCGAGCGTGGGGGCTGGAAATTATATCCAAGTTTTCGCTTCGAACTCTTATGATCCAAATAGCTCAGATGTGCGCAAAATCACAGCCAAAGGCTATAATCCAGTGGGTTTAAAAACCCAAGTAAATGGCAAAGATGTGGTTAAAATTTTGGTCGGTCCATTTAGTGGAGAAGAGCTAAACAAGGCTATTAGCGACATGCGTGCGGTTAATAGTGGCGCATACATTTACAGAGTGAAATAA
- a CDS encoding DUF362 domain-containing protein: MAVKITDICIACGSCIDECPVSAIVDDSDNPTGADTYYVYADKCVECVGHNDEPACANACPTDGCIVWSEVVAGQPSKAEIGAELRGGDTPVVA, translated from the coding sequence ATGGCAGTAAAAATTACTGATATTTGTATAGCATGCGGTTCTTGTATCGATGAGTGCCCAGTTAGCGCGATTGTTGATGATAGCGATAACCCAACAGGGGCAGACACATACTATGTATATGCTGATAAATGCGTAGAGTGTGTAGGCCACAATGACGAACCAGCCTGTGCAAACGCCTGTCCAACTGACGGCTGTATCGTTTGGAGCGAAGTTGTCGCTGGACAACCAAGCAAAGCTGAAATCGGCGCAGAATTGCGCGGTGGCGATACTCCGGTAGTCGCATAA
- a CDS encoding serine hydroxymethyltransferase, whose amino-acid sequence MLADFDKEIFDLMSKELARQCDHLEMIASENFTYPEVMQVMGSVLSNKYAEGYPGKRYYGGCEFVDEIETIAIERCKKLFGCEFANVQPNSGSQANQGVYGAFLKPGDKILGMSLSHGGHLTHGAKVSSSGKYYESFEYGVELDGRINYDRVADIANIVKPKMIVCGASAYTREIDFAKFREIADSVSAYLFADVAHIAGLVVAGEHAHPFPHCHVVSSTTHKTLRGPRGGIIMTNDEEFAKKINSSIFPGIQGGPLMHVIAGKAVGFKHNLSPEWKVYAKQVKANAKILGETLVKRGFDLVSGGTDNHLILVSFLNREFSGKDADIALGNAGITVNKNTVPGEIRSPFITSGIRVGSPALTSRGMKEAEFEFIANKIADVLSDITNTELQAKVKKEIVDLAHKFIIYDKAMY is encoded by the coding sequence ATGTTGGCAGATTTTGATAAAGAAATTTTTGATTTGATGAGCAAGGAGCTAGCTCGTCAGTGCGACCATTTAGAGATGATTGCAAGCGAAAATTTCACTTACCCAGAAGTTATGCAGGTAATGGGCTCAGTGTTATCAAACAAATACGCAGAGGGCTATCCTGGCAAAAGATATTATGGCGGCTGCGAATTTGTCGATGAAATCGAAACAATCGCTATTGAGCGATGTAAAAAACTTTTTGGTTGCGAATTCGCAAATGTTCAGCCAAATTCAGGCTCACAAGCAAATCAAGGCGTTTATGGAGCGTTTTTAAAACCGGGTGATAAAATTTTAGGCATGTCTTTAAGCCACGGCGGACACCTAACACACGGCGCAAAAGTTTCAAGTAGCGGAAAGTATTATGAGAGCTTTGAATACGGCGTCGAGCTAGATGGTCGCATAAATTACGACCGCGTAGCAGACATTGCAAATATCGTAAAACCAAAAATGATAGTTTGTGGCGCAAGTGCCTATACAAGAGAGATAGATTTTGCTAAATTTAGAGAAATCGCTGATAGCGTGAGTGCGTATCTTTTTGCCGATGTGGCTCATATCGCAGGACTAGTTGTAGCTGGCGAGCACGCTCATCCGTTCCCGCACTGCCATGTCGTTAGCTCTACCACTCACAAAACACTTCGCGGACCACGCGGCGGTATCATTATGACAAATGATGAAGAATTTGCTAAAAAAATCAACAGCTCGATTTTCCCGGGCATTCAAGGAGGGCCCCTAATGCATGTCATCGCAGGAAAGGCTGTCGGTTTTAAACACAATCTAAGTCCTGAGTGGAAAGTTTATGCAAAACAGGTCAAAGCAAATGCAAAAATTTTAGGCGAAACTTTGGTAAAACGGGGCTTTGATCTAGTAAGTGGTGGCACGGATAATCACTTGATTTTAGTAAGTTTCCTAAATAGAGAATTTAGCGGAAAAGACGCTGATATAGCCCTAGGAAATGCAGGAATTACCGTAAATAAAAACACAGTCCCGGGCGAGATTCGCAGTCCGTTTATCACAAGCGGTATTCGCGTCGGAAGCCCTGCTTTGACATCTCGCGGTATGAAGGAAGCTGAGTTTGAGTTTATCGCAAATAAAATCGCAGATGTGCTTAGCGATATAACAAACACTGAACTTCAAGCAAAAGTTAAAAAAGAGATTGTTGATTTGGCACATAAATTTATCATTTACGATAAAGCGATGTATTGA
- a CDS encoding M16 family metallopeptidase: MKKIFFALCAAFSLNFAVSLDPNLALKFDANVTTGTLENGLKYFIQQNLVPKNSAYFYLNVNAGSIDENDDEQGFAHFVEHMAFNGSENFDKNELVKKLESLGVKFGADLNAQTSFQNTTYNIQASVSDENLNDIFTVFRDYAKGVKFDPAEVEKEKGVILEEAKKDYKTRFYEQRAKSLYPNSIFQRRFPIGKNEAIAGATSESLRAFYDRNYAPNLMSVIVVGDVNSTQIENLIKAKFSDLKPRSKKIARDTSLQKFGAGYANIIEPQIGTNAVNIVFAGEHSPLNNIGEMKKAWLDTYIAKLLSLSYDALNVGAKIPLKAGFDSDDLFGERRLYSFGANIFDFDANATLTSLFSAIKGAREHGFSAGDFESAKAEFINSVQTNLIKNDTQNKQIYEILDFVINGNTKLGKQDKHDLSLAILGEISLSDVNEYFKQITSGAHFTEIISTKDLNLSAGEIDKIYQNATPFNFSKNGLGEKKLLENEPSPAKFSQNFDSDKNITTLNFDNGVKAILKRNLGKKNSIQISVKKLGGISNFASKAEAEILSALLNSGTIGEFNEYEARRLTSGFNYSLRFGINELSSGFSGESASKDFEAMMRELFVKMSTPEIHANSLEKYQSSALSNLALRDETIDFRFNKQIVNSLFGGDLRFKAPLEISDVKSANLAHFGGLADKIFANGGEYLFVISGDFDEDKITEILAKYAGNLKGKAGRGEIAQTKLSANAIKIEENYGDSDKSEVRMIYLNYDLSEFDILNSYKLKAFESAVKTQITEKIREAKGLIYSASVSASYAQFPQIKSGLNISFSCNEKDKEAVIEGIKEIVADIARNGTSADQLENFKKAQILSMKRASENNDFWLSNIASHELFGYPFYDDEIYAARINALSNDDVKFGANLIAKEPFIAILNPKSK; encoded by the coding sequence ATGAAAAAAATATTTTTCGCACTTTGCGCGGCATTTAGCCTAAATTTCGCCGTATCACTTGATCCAAATTTAGCGCTAAAATTCGACGCCAATGTCACCACAGGCACGCTAGAAAACGGCCTAAAATACTTCATACAGCAAAACCTCGTCCCCAAAAACAGCGCATATTTTTACCTAAATGTAAATGCTGGCAGTATCGACGAAAACGACGATGAGCAGGGATTTGCGCACTTTGTCGAGCACATGGCGTTTAACGGCAGCGAAAATTTCGACAAAAACGAGCTAGTCAAAAAATTAGAAAGCCTAGGCGTGAAATTTGGCGCAGATTTAAACGCACAAACTAGCTTTCAAAACACGACCTACAATATCCAAGCAAGCGTGAGCGATGAAAATTTAAACGATATTTTCACGGTATTTAGGGACTACGCTAAGGGCGTGAAATTCGACCCAGCCGAGGTCGAAAAAGAAAAAGGCGTGATTTTAGAAGAGGCAAAAAAGGATTATAAAACCAGATTTTACGAGCAAAGAGCCAAGTCTTTGTATCCAAACTCGATCTTTCAAAGACGCTTTCCAATAGGCAAAAACGAAGCCATAGCGGGTGCGACGAGCGAGAGTTTGCGGGCGTTTTATGATAGAAATTATGCGCCAAATTTAATGAGCGTCATCGTCGTGGGCGATGTAAATTCGACGCAAATCGAAAATTTAATCAAAGCCAAATTTAGCGATTTAAAACCTCGCTCTAAAAAAATCGCGCGCGATACGAGCCTGCAAAAATTCGGCGCAGGTTATGCAAACATCATAGAGCCACAGATTGGCACAAATGCCGTAAATATCGTATTTGCCGGCGAGCACAGCCCATTAAATAACATAGGCGAAATGAAAAAAGCCTGGCTTGATACCTACATCGCAAAACTTCTTAGCCTTAGCTACGATGCCCTAAATGTAGGCGCGAAAATCCCCCTAAAAGCGGGATTTGACAGCGATGATTTATTCGGTGAGCGCAGACTTTACTCGTTTGGCGCAAACATTTTTGATTTCGACGCAAATGCCACGCTGACTAGCCTATTTAGCGCGATTAAGGGCGCTAGGGAGCATGGATTTTCGGCTGGGGATTTTGAGAGTGCAAAGGCAGAATTTATCAACTCAGTCCAAACCAATCTCATCAAAAACGACACGCAAAACAAGCAAATTTATGAAATTTTGGATTTTGTAATAAACGGCAACACTAAGCTTGGCAAGCAGGACAAACACGATTTAAGCCTTGCGATTTTGGGCGAAATTTCGCTAAGCGATGTCAATGAATACTTTAAGCAAATCACGAGCGGAGCGCACTTTACGGAGATAATTTCGACGAAAGATCTAAATTTAAGCGCAGGGGAAATAGATAAAATTTATCAAAACGCAACCCCATTTAATTTTAGCAAAAACGGCCTGGGCGAGAAAAAACTTTTAGAAAACGAGCCTTCACCAGCCAAATTTAGCCAAAATTTTGACAGCGATAAAAACATAACCACGCTAAATTTCGATAACGGCGTCAAGGCGATTTTAAAGCGAAATTTGGGCAAAAAAAATAGCATACAAATCAGCGTGAAAAAACTAGGCGGAATTTCGAATTTTGCGAGCAAGGCTGAGGCTGAAATTTTAAGCGCATTGCTAAATTCAGGCACTATTGGCGAGTTTAACGAATACGAGGCCAGGAGGCTAACTAGCGGGTTTAACTACTCTTTACGCTTTGGTATAAACGAGCTTTCTAGCGGATTTAGCGGAGAGAGCGCTAGCAAGGATTTCGAGGCGATGATGAGGGAGCTGTTTGTGAAAATGAGCACGCCAGAAATCCACGCAAATTCGCTAGAAAAATACCAAAGTAGCGCGCTATCTAACCTTGCGCTCAGAGATGAGACGATAGATTTTCGCTTCAACAAACAAATCGTAAATTCGCTATTTGGCGGGGATTTGCGTTTTAAGGCTCCGCTTGAAATAAGCGATGTAAAAAGCGCGAATTTAGCGCATTTTGGGGGCTTGGCAGATAAAATTTTCGCTAATGGTGGCGAGTATTTGTTTGTGATAAGTGGCGATTTTGACGAGGATAAAATCACCGAAATTTTAGCCAAATACGCAGGAAATTTAAAAGGCAAAGCTGGCAGGGGCGAAATCGCCCAAACAAAGCTTAGCGCAAACGCCATAAAAATCGAGGAAAACTACGGCGATAGCGATAAAAGCGAGGTTAGAATGATTTATCTAAACTACGATTTGAGCGAGTTTGACATTTTAAACTCATACAAGCTCAAAGCCTTCGAAAGTGCCGTAAAAACGCAAATCACCGAAAAAATCAGAGAGGCCAAAGGGCTAATCTACTCAGCCAGCGTGAGTGCCTCATACGCGCAGTTTCCGCAGATAAAATCTGGGCTAAATATCTCGTTTTCGTGCAACGAAAAGGATAAAGAAGCGGTGATTGAGGGAATCAAAGAAATCGTCGCTGATATCGCGCGCAACGGCACTAGCGCAGATCAGCTAGAAAATTTCAAAAAAGCGCAAATTTTATCTATGAAAAGAGCCAGCGAAAACAACGATTTTTGGCTAAGTAACATCGCTTCGCACGAGCTTTTCGGCTATCCGTTTTACGATGATGAAATTTATGCCGCGCGCATAAACGCCCTTAGCAACGATGATGTGAAATTTGGGGCAAATTTAATAGCAAAAGAGCCGTTTATCGCGATTTTGAATCCGAAAAGTAAGTAA
- a CDS encoding CvpA family protein — protein sequence MEGINWFDAIVVGLIILFGLRGLTNGIMKEIFGILGLIGGLWIAVRYKEMAGAWIASKVPALQNANGIFSGDTTQTLIGFLAVLFGVWIICLILGEIISKLFKWSGLGFVDRIGGFAFSVAKIFLIFAVIVTFARGPMMLNEQTKKFFETSAVAPVLLSVGKWIMDLKDDPVVKENLQSLEQKASEILTPSEDNTTEIQNNISNEVFDINQSLDLNVSEGRL from the coding sequence ATGGAAGGTATAAATTGGTTTGACGCCATTGTAGTGGGCCTGATAATCCTTTTTGGATTAAGGGGTCTTACAAATGGCATTATGAAGGAAATTTTTGGAATTTTAGGTTTGATTGGTGGTTTGTGGATCGCTGTGCGCTACAAAGAGATGGCAGGGGCGTGGATAGCTAGCAAAGTCCCTGCATTGCAAAATGCAAATGGAATTTTCTCCGGCGATACTACTCAGACTTTAATCGGATTTTTGGCTGTGCTTTTTGGCGTGTGGATAATCTGCCTGATTTTGGGTGAGATTATCTCAAAACTCTTTAAATGGAGTGGGTTAGGATTTGTCGATAGAATCGGTGGATTTGCATTTAGTGTGGCTAAAATTTTCTTAATTTTTGCCGTTATCGTAACCTTTGCAAGAGGTCCTATGATGCTAAACGAGCAGACAAAGAAATTTTTCGAAACTAGCGCAGTCGCTCCGGTGCTACTAAGCGTGGGCAAGTGGATTATGGATTTAAAAGACGACCCAGTAGTCAAAGAAAATTTGCAAAGCTTAGAGCAAAAAGCTAGTGAAATTTTAACCCCAAGCGAAGATAATACGACAGAAATTCAAAACAATATTTCAAACGAGGTTTTTGATATCAATCAAAGCTTGGATTTAAATGTAAGTGAAGGGAGATTGTAA
- a CDS encoding type IV pilus twitching motility protein PilT — translation MEDPRKNLVDIETLLKTVVFNKASDLHLVSRSAPQIRIDGTLRPLAMDSLSGSDIEYICYAMITDQQKSDLEENKELDFAIELPNIGRFRGNYYYTMNGDLAAAFRIIPIDIPSLDDLKAPSIFKEVVKREKGMILVTGPTGSGKSTTLAAMLNEINEKERKHIITVEDPVEFVHQNKKSLFSHRNIGTDTHSYAQALKFSLREDPDIILVGEMRDRETISIAITAAETGHLVFGTLHTNSAIQTINRIIDSFDGGEQLQVRNMLSVSLTAVISQSLLPKLGGGRIAVHEILINNNAVANLIRENKVHQIYSQMQLNQQSTGMITQTQAMVKAIRANQIAKETALRYSTNLQELIGVVGA, via the coding sequence ATGGAAGATCCAAGAAAAAATTTAGTAGATATCGAAACCTTATTAAAGACAGTTGTTTTTAATAAAGCTTCTGACTTGCACCTAGTTTCTCGCTCAGCACCGCAAATTCGCATCGACGGAACGCTTCGTCCTTTGGCTATGGATAGCCTTAGCGGAAGTGATATCGAGTATATTTGCTATGCGATGATTACAGATCAACAAAAAAGCGATTTAGAGGAAAACAAAGAGCTTGACTTCGCGATTGAGTTGCCAAATATCGGACGCTTTCGTGGAAACTACTATTACACTATGAACGGCGATTTGGCCGCTGCGTTTCGTATTATTCCTATCGATATCCCTAGCCTTGATGATTTGAAGGCTCCAAGCATTTTTAAAGAGGTTGTAAAACGCGAAAAGGGTATGATTTTAGTCACTGGTCCGACAGGATCTGGTAAATCAACGACTTTGGCAGCTATGCTAAATGAAATCAACGAAAAAGAGCGAAAGCACATTATCACAGTTGAGGACCCTGTGGAGTTCGTGCATCAAAACAAAAAATCTCTATTTTCTCACAGAAATATCGGCACGGATACACACTCTTATGCGCAAGCTTTGAAATTCTCGCTTCGTGAGGACCCTGATATTATCCTAGTCGGTGAGATGCGTGATAGGGAGACGATTTCTATCGCGATTACTGCGGCTGAGACAGGACACTTGGTTTTTGGCACACTTCACACAAACTCAGCAATCCAAACAATCAACCGTATCATCGATAGCTTCGACGGCGGCGAGCAACTTCAAGTGCGAAACATGCTTTCAGTTTCGCTAACTGCGGTTATTTCGCAATCTTTGCTTCCAAAGCTTGGTGGCGGTCGTATTGCAGTGCATGAAATTTTGATTAACAACAACGCGGTTGCCAACCTAATCCGTGAAAACAAAGTTCATCAAATTTACTCACAAATGCAACTTAACCAACAAAGCACTGGTATGATTACGCAAACACAGGCTATGGTTAAGGCAATCAGAGCAAATCAAATCGCCAAAGAAACGGCATTGCGCTACTCTACAAATTTACAAGAGCTTATCGGCGTTGTGGGTGCGTGA
- the gatC gene encoding Asp-tRNA(Asn)/Glu-tRNA(Gln) amidotransferase subunit GatC encodes MIIDEILLSRLEKLAALKIPDEKRNEFIGQLNKVVDFVEILNELKLDGEEVAITTLKGGTPFREDEPRASDVRSIILGHAPSSEGDYFVVPKIID; translated from the coding sequence ATGATAATAGATGAAATTTTATTATCAAGGCTCGAAAAATTAGCTGCTTTAAAAATCCCTGATGAAAAACGAAATGAGTTTATCGGTCAGTTAAATAAGGTAGTAGATTTTGTCGAAATTTTAAACGAATTAAAATTAGATGGTGAGGAAGTAGCCATAACTACTTTAAAGGGCGGAACTCCGTTTCGCGAGGATGAGCCACGCGCTAGCGATGTTCGCTCTATTATCCTAGGGCATGCACCTTCAAGCGAGGGTGATTATTTTGTAGTGCCTAAAATTATTGATTAG
- a CDS encoding peroxiredoxin yields the protein MLVTTKAVDFTAQAVLGDNSIVEDFNLYKNIGPKGAVVFFYPKDFTFVCPSEIIAFDKRYKEFKDRGVEVIGVSCDSEFVHLAWKNTPVNAGGIGKVQFPLVSDITKDIARSFDVLFGNAVALRGSFLLDSDGTIRHAVINDLPLGRNIDEMIRMVDTMLFTNEHGEVCPAGWNKGDAGMKANPQGVAEYLGKNSDKL from the coding sequence ATGTTAGTAACTACAAAAGCAGTAGATTTTACAGCACAAGCCGTTCTTGGCGACAACAGCATTGTAGAGGATTTCAACCTTTACAAAAACATCGGCCCAAAAGGCGCAGTTGTGTTCTTTTATCCAAAAGATTTCACATTTGTTTGCCCTAGCGAAATTATCGCATTTGACAAACGCTATAAAGAATTTAAAGATAGAGGCGTAGAGGTTATCGGCGTATCTTGCGATAGCGAGTTTGTTCATCTTGCATGGAAAAACACACCAGTAAATGCAGGCGGTATCGGCAAAGTCCAATTCCCACTAGTTTCAGATATCACAAAAGATATCGCTAGAAGCTTCGATGTGCTTTTTGGCAACGCAGTTGCGCTAAGAGGCTCATTTTTGCTAGATAGCGACGGCACAATCCGCCACGCTGTCATCAACGACCTTCCGCTTGGCAGAAATATCGACGAGATGATTCGTATGGTAGATACTATGCTATTTACTAACGAGCACGGAGAGGTTTGCCCAGCTGGCTGGAACAAAGGCGACGCTGGTATGAAGGCTAACCCACAAGGCGTAGCCGAGTATTTAGGCAAAAACTCAGACAAACTATAA
- the lysS gene encoding lysine--tRNA ligase has translation MFDSQLEIQRIDKSNELRNLGVNPYPHFLKRDMKIVEFREKFASIANTEEKKSDEIVVLAGRLKLKRVAGKSTFANIEDESGNIQIYYSRDSIGEEDYAKFKKNLEVGDIITVTGYAFITQTGEFSIHASNIKLASKAISPLPEKFHGLVDIEMRYRQRYLDMIMNPEVRSDFIKRSVIIREIRNFFEAHGFLEVETPMMHPIAGGANAKPFITHHNALDVDRYLRIAPELYLKRLIVGGMEAVFEINRNFRNEGMDLTHNPEFTSIEFYWAWHDYNDVMDLTQNLIWAVMDKLGLDKKLQYDELEIDFTKPFARIKYLDALVEIGGLDSEIINDKDKILAKLKADKFEVNEKLDLGHLQSELFDNYVEAKLIDPTFIVDFPIEISPLARRSDENPKIAERFELYIAGKEIANAFNELNDPLDQFERFKAQIDAKNAGDDEAHEMDADYVKALSYAMPPTAGWGLGIDRLVMILLNKKSIRDVILFPAMKPLNSDKE, from the coding sequence TTGTTCGACTCACAATTAGAAATCCAAAGAATAGATAAATCAAACGAATTGCGAAATTTAGGGGTAAATCCATACCCTCATTTTTTAAAACGAGATATGAAAATCGTAGAATTTCGCGAGAAATTCGCTAGTATTGCAAATACAGAAGAAAAAAAATCAGATGAGATTGTCGTTTTAGCAGGGCGTTTGAAACTAAAAAGAGTTGCGGGCAAATCGACATTTGCAAATATTGAAGACGAAAGCGGAAATATTCAAATTTATTATTCGCGCGACAGTATCGGCGAGGAAGATTACGCTAAATTTAAGAAAAATCTCGAAGTAGGCGATATCATCACCGTTACAGGATACGCCTTTATCACGCAAACTGGCGAGTTTTCGATACATGCCTCAAATATCAAACTAGCTTCAAAAGCGATTTCTCCACTACCTGAGAAATTTCACGGCCTAGTAGATATCGAAATGAGATACCGCCAACGCTACCTCGATATGATAATGAACCCAGAGGTTAGAAGCGATTTTATCAAACGCTCTGTCATAATCCGTGAAATTCGCAACTTTTTTGAGGCGCATGGATTTTTGGAAGTAGAAACTCCGATGATGCACCCAATCGCAGGTGGCGCAAACGCGAAGCCTTTTATCACGCACCACAACGCTCTTGATGTGGATAGATACCTGCGAATCGCACCTGAACTTTATCTAAAACGGCTGATTGTAGGCGGTATGGAAGCTGTTTTTGAAATCAATAGAAATTTTCGCAACGAGGGCATGGATTTAACGCATAATCCCGAATTTACCAGCATTGAGTTTTACTGGGCATGGCATGATTATAATGATGTCATGGATCTGACACAAAATTTAATCTGGGCTGTGATGGATAAGCTAGGACTTGATAAAAAGCTTCAATACGACGAGCTTGAAATCGACTTTACTAAGCCTTTTGCGCGCATAAAATACCTTGACGCGCTGGTCGAAATAGGCGGATTGGATTCTGAGATTATAAATGATAAAGACAAAATTTTAGCAAAGCTTAAAGCCGATAAATTCGAAGTCAATGAAAAGCTAGATTTGGGCCACTTGCAAAGCGAACTTTTCGATAATTATGTCGAAGCCAAGCTCATAGATCCGACCTTTATCGTGGATTTTCCTATCGAGATTAGCCCGCTTGCAAGAAGGAGCGACGAAAATCCAAAAATCGCCGAGAGATTTGAGCTATATATCGCTGGCAAGGAGATTGCAAACGCATTTAACGAGCTAAACGATCCGCTTGATCAATTTGAGAGATTTAAGGCGCAAATCGACGCCAAAAATGCAGGCGATGACGAGGCGCACGAAATGGACGCTGATTATGTCAAAGCACTAAGTTATGCTATGCCACCTACCGCTGGTTGGGGGCTTGGGATTGATAGATTGGTGATGATTTTATTAAATAAAAAATCGATTCGCGATGTTATTTTGTTTCCAGCTATGAAACCGTTAAATTCAGATAAGGAGTAA
- a CDS encoding shikimate dehydrogenase: MHKFAVFGNPISHSISPLMHNLAIKELGLDAFYGRVLLETATDLKQKFLNLGLNGANITVPFKLEAHRISDELSEAAREIGSVNTLVRKNSKFYGYNTDAPGFYEAIREFGSLKRVLVLGAGGTTRAIGYILAKNGVKFDILNRSEKEPENFKCENFYTYENFKFQSYDLVVNSTSAGLKDDFLPAPVEILDAVFKEAKFAFDAIYGKITPFLDLASTHGVRTKDGREMLINQGALAFNLFYDNKFDTAQIAKFMARAVSLKG; encoded by the coding sequence ATGCACAAATTTGCCGTTTTTGGCAATCCGATATCCCACTCCATATCGCCTTTAATGCACAATTTGGCGATTAAAGAGCTAGGCCTTGACGCCTTTTATGGGCGGGTTTTGTTAGAAACAGCCACGGATTTGAAACAAAAATTTCTGAATTTAGGTTTAAATGGCGCGAACATCACCGTGCCTTTTAAGCTAGAAGCTCATAGGATAAGCGATGAGCTAAGCGAGGCGGCGCGCGAGATTGGCTCGGTGAATACTCTCGTGCGAAAAAACTCCAAATTTTACGGATACAACACTGATGCGCCCGGGTTTTACGAGGCGATTAGGGAGTTTGGAAGCTTAAAGCGCGTGCTTGTTTTGGGCGCTGGTGGCACGACACGGGCGATTGGCTATATTTTGGCGAAAAATGGCGTTAAATTTGACATTTTAAACCGCAGCGAAAAAGAGCCAGAAAATTTTAAATGCGAGAATTTTTATACTTATGAAAATTTCAAATTTCAAAGCTATGATTTGGTCGTAAATTCCACAAGCGCAGGGCTAAAAGATGATTTTTTACCAGCCCCAGTCGAAATTTTGGACGCTGTTTTTAAAGAGGCAAAATTCGCATTTGACGCAATTTATGGCAAGATTACGCCGTTTTTGGATTTGGCTAGCACTCACGGCGTTCGCACAAAAGACGGACGCGAAATGCTAATCAACCAAGGCGCATTAGCGTTTAATCTTTTTTATGATAATAAATTCGACACTGCGCAAATTGCCAAATTTATGGCGCGCGCAGTATCGTTAAAAGGCTAA
- a CDS encoding Fur family transcriptional regulator, whose protein sequence is MDAKIENLEFDALLLEFKKALSDNGLKYTKQREVLLRTLYNSNTHFTPEALHSEIKAKNPELNVGIATVYRTLNLLEESGMATSITFGAQGKKFELANKPHHDHLICKSCNKIVEFRDASIEKKQIQIAKENGFVLTGHIMQLYGICADCAAKRK, encoded by the coding sequence ATGGACGCTAAAATCGAAAATTTGGAATTTGACGCGCTTTTGCTTGAATTTAAAAAAGCACTTAGCGATAATGGCTTAAAATACACAAAACAGCGCGAGGTTTTGCTAAGAACGCTTTATAATAGCAATACGCACTTTACGCCAGAGGCTTTGCACAGCGAAATCAAAGCGAAAAATCCTGAGCTAAATGTAGGTATCGCCACAGTGTATCGCACGCTAAATTTGCTCGAAGAATCAGGCATGGCGACATCGATTACTTTTGGCGCGCAAGGTAAGAAATTTGAACTTGCAAATAAGCCTCACCATGACCATTTAATTTGCAAAAGTTGCAATAAAATCGTCGAATTCCGCGACGCTAGTATCGAGAAAAAACAAATCCAAATCGCCAAAGAAAATGGCTTTGTCCTAACTGGCCATATTATGCAGCTTTACGGAATCTGTGCTGATTGCGCGGCAAAAAGGAAATAA